The DNA region TATGCCAAGCCAAACCTACCGGATTCGATATTGCTTGTCTTGGCGTTTTCACCGACATTTCTTGGATTAAGTGAAAATATGTATATGTTTAAGGGAAAGCCTCTATCCCGTGTTGTTTATTGTGGTCGCTTATTTGTCTGTTGAAAGGTCTGCTTGTCCCTACTTCCTGGATCTCGGTAGCTCATCTGCCCCAAACCACCTAGACACGTGACATACACAAGCCTCATGTTTAGCCAATGGCAATCAAGTGGGCTACAGTCTCAATTAATTCAGTACGCAATGTTTTATGCATTGATGTGTGCTTTATATCGGTTTGACAACTATTCGTCTCTCAATTAAGCTTTACCAACGGGTTCGTCTGGATTCACCCGGGCTTATGCGCTTTGCTATACACgtcaaaatatgaaattaagTTTTCTATCGTCACCCACACTCAATGTCATTGAAAACCACCAAGAATAGCTGCAATGTTCAATCCCTTTATTAAAAAGCATTTCTATTTACAAGCAGAGCACTAAAGAGAtcagtacacaaacaaaaaacaataaaaacattaCAACAAAGCCGATTcaacaccagcacaaaatgGTACAAATAATCCACATAACTGAATCGGTACcttcattatatatataaaaaaaaacttgataaataccttaaaaaaaacaaacccacTAAAATTACCAAGTCCATTTAAAGTGTGACGGGTCAAAATGTGCTCAATGGTCCCCCACATCCAGGTTTCCTGACCCAGATGACAAAGCTGAAAACACTGCAGAGGTAGTCAGAGTACACATGACACCAAAATCTTCCAGAGTGCATTCAAGTGCATTCCAGATCTACCATAAGACACCTTCCTAACTCCCTTCCCGAGgaactgtaggctacacctcgTCTCTACTAGTACTAGTCAACTACCTTGGACTAGAAACCATAAAGGGAGGCAAGATTAAGACAGATTGGTGGATGCAGGCTACTGGAGTTTAAACCTCCGGTCTGATCAACTGTTTAAAAGTCAGCATCTAGCGTGAAGGTGTTGTCGACGGGGCCAGACATAACTCCCATCTTTTGGTACTCTCCGACACGTTTCTCAAAGAAGTTGGTCTTGCCCTCCAGAGAGATGTTCTCCATGAAGTCAAAGGGGTTCTCCGTTTTGTAGATCTATAGACAGACAAGTATATCAATATTAGACATCACGCTCTAGTTCATTTGTCACTCATTAGGTGCATTCATGACAACAACCTATGCATTTTCATTAGTTTCAAAGTGATGAGCACCTATGCACAAGACTTCAATTTGCAGAATTTAATGCAACACTAAGATATCTAACCATGCAGGACCTTACCTTATCAAAACCAAGTTCCAGCATCAGTCTATCAGCAACAAACTCAATGTAGATCCTCATCATGTCACAGTTCATCCCGATCAGCTTCACTGGGAGGGCTTCCGTCAAGAATTCCTGGGGGGAGAAGTGGAGGAACACCACAACTTAGACCACtttcaaaaaaaacatttgagaaGCCATAAACACTATTAAGTCATTCTTTCAAGCTATATGGTCTTTCGGGCCCACACAGTCAACTTCAGAGGAACGCTCCCCGGAAGGTGCTAGGGTTAGAATTGGGTGCCTTGAAGTCAACAATGGGGGCCCAAAAGATCAAGCTTCTTACATTAGCTCAAAGATCAAATCAGTTACCTGCTCAATCTCAACTGCATTCATGATAATACTCTTGACAGTTTCATGTGACGGTTTGTTGACGAGGTGCTTGAACATCAGGCAGGCAAAGTCACAGTGCAGGCCTTCATCTCTGCTGATAAGCTCGTTGGAGAAGGTGAGGCCGGGCATAAGACCACGCTTCTTCAGCCAGAAAATAGATGCAAATGACCCAGAGAAGAAGATGCCCTCCACTGCAGCAAAGGCAACCACTCGCTCACCTACAAGAACAAACAAGCCATTTTAAGCACATAGCTTAtttgggggagggtggggtggggttaaAAATGGGGCTAAATGAATAAGTTGAACAAAAGACTCAGCCAGAGGAGTTGAACATACCAAACTCTGCGTTCTTGTTGCCAATCCAGTTGAGAGCCCAGTCAGCCTTCTTCTTAACACATGGCAATGTCTCAATGGCATTGAACAGGTATTCCCTACAGGCAATCACAATTAACAAAGACGTGTCAGACATTGCAAATGGttcatgtaaaataaataacattctGAGATGACATTTTCCCAGATTTAACTGCCTACTTGGAAATAAAGAGGGGGGAGGTAAGAATTCCTATTGGGTGGCTCAGACATTGCGACTGTTTCATGCCAGTGGCCACAAGTTAGCAGACCACATGCCCGCAGACCTGTGATAATCCACTGACACTCAGCTCCCATTATCAGCTGAGGTCCGTACCCCTGCGCGTCTCATCACAGCCAACAAAGTAACATATGGGCACAATGGTGCATCGGAGACTCACCTCTGTTTGTGGTCCTTGATGTACGTGTCGATGAGCAGGCTGTACATCTCAGAATGGATGTTCTCCATGGCGATCTGGAAGCCGTAGAAGCAACGTGCCTCTGTGACCTGCACTTCCTGGGTGAAACGCTCCACCTAGTGGCAAAACCAGGAATTAAAACCAGGAATATTGTCTTTCCTCTGCCACCCATGACAGTCCAATAACTCTATGATGCACAAGTGATGCTCTGCTTACCAAGTTCTCATTTACAATGCCATCACTAGCTGCAAAGAATGCCAACACGTGAGAGATGAAAtgcctctcttcatccttcAGCGATTCCCAGTGCGAGAGATCTTTGGAGAGATCAACCTTTAAGTGCACAAGAGGGAAAGATGAGTGAATCTCCAACACATTTTTGAAGGGCaatgcctccacacacacactaatgtcacTATGAAACAAGGACAATTAAGAAATAACAAATTCATTGATTAACAGAAATGTTTTAAAATTAAAAACCCACCTCTTCAGCTGTCCAGAAAGAGGCCTCTGCCTTCTTGTACATCTGCCAAATGTCATGGTACTTGATAGGGAAAATGACAAAGCAACGGGGGTTCTCCTTCAGAAGAGGTTCATCGTCAACGATTGATTTCGTTTTCTTCGTAGGCTGTAAAAAGAATCAAAGATTAGCGATGTTGGAACAGCGATGTGGAGCGACATTTTATTGTTAATGGAAAAGATTAAAATATAACACACACGCATCTTTAGAAGTGCAGCAAAAACATTGGTTACACAAGCTGCACTGTGGAAGTTACACAAGGGACCCCCACGCTACCCCTCCCCCAAGTTGAGACCCCTTTCATAAGAACAGCTGGCTAGGTTGTGTAAACCAAGACAATAGACTAGCCCTTGAAATTGTTGAATTTCACCCtactgaaatatacataaatGAACTAAAGCTGTACGGAACTAGATCAGAAATGTAAGAATTAGTCAACTCGATTAAATGAAGGTCTCAGTATGTCTGGTGTGACTGGGTTAAATGGGATTAATCTAGGCCAAATAAGGTTATTatatagcctggctaacgcctcccacttctcaaatgagacgtggtctggcaaccagacgttcattttctcgtatttgaaaaaatgcccagatccgttcattgggcgccacggatgtctatcaaatgcgcatagctcacccaactcgttcgtatgcaacgctaagggctgccgtaaatcctttggcgtcgaatgtagacgcaagagggcaacggaaacttctcggatgttctgtgattggttcgccaacatcaggcgaacattagggcgttagtttccagactggcttagcagcgggattgaaatcaccgcgcaaggcagtatgggaaaacccaggctagttaTTATAGGAAATACAATTTACAATGTCTTGCATTGGGGATGAGATACTACCTAAGAGTAGCTAGTATATTCATCGTATGCTACTGATTAACGTTAAAGCTTAATGAGAACTACGGGCGTTAACCTTTAGAAAGATGTGGCGCCAAAGTTGTCAGTCATCAACTTAGCACTATCCAAAGCCAAATCAATATGTACGCGTTGATAGGTTCTCCGCGATTTTatctagggtgaccagatttgagtttgcaataaagaggacacttcagcggggggggggttatatgcacctatgaacatgtgcattcatacaattgtgtcaacatacatggtgatatatgataatgagctttattggccggcccaacactaacagaaaaacactgcctcaaaaggctattttgtagttgaaagttttaaatgtgcaaaaacaaactatacatttgtaggctatagtcacaacaacaatggtaaaacaaaaataattaaaaaaataaataaaacctaatcgcacaaaatgagacatttttaaagttgaaaagttgtccaatggctgatacttttcagtcctcctaaactgcctgctttgcattgatctcgaccgagacgaaaacatggaaattacgtttcaattcttcagtgaacttgcacttgcgtttcggcatggctgaagatgccggatagttttgcgcgttgccagtggtaaacaaggaagtgtgcgctgatgaggtgaataacgagaatatcgaccaatgacggtGGCTcggtcaggctctacacttcaactcaatgcaaagcgaactgtagggggagggcgtgattagcctactatgtgaattaaagagagagcaatgcaaattcggtgaaaacacgtaAGGCTAGAATAACAcaatcccggacgattctgaaattccgcccggacacaattttaggtttcaaaaagaggacatgtccgggcaaaagaggacgtctggtcaccctattttATCATGTTGGTTTATTCATATCTACTGCTACTTAACAGGACAAATTAACGTAGGAGTACTGATGGAGATGAAGTTACCTCGGAATCCTCGAAGATTTTACGCGCGGTTTTGGAAGCCAAAATCCGAGTAGTGCTCAGGCTTGGTggctggggaaaaaaataatggcATTGTTAACCATCTTCAAGTGAGAAAGTTCTGTTGTTTCACTTGTGATCGATAACGTTTCAACTTTGTGAAGATACACACGAACATTGTCACATACTCTCACTAGCCTAGTTAGCTAACAAGTCAGTCAGCAACTTCATCAAATTTGTCAAAGCAATCCTTGGAGTTGATCCATTAGACAACTTTCCAGGTGCACACAATACATTAACAGTATGTGAAattgaaaatatatataaactTACTGTGTTTTCTTTGTCAGTCAACGACATGTTCTCAACTTTAGAGGAGACGATGTTCTCGTTCTTGGCGGAAAGCGGGGATCTTGTAGACAGCATTTTCAAGTAAATTAATAGCAGCAGTAAGAGCAATAAATAATACTATAACGTTATTACAAATACGTGGAAAGTACAATTGCGTTATCTAAAAAAGTAAAATACACGTAAAAATTAAGCAGAACTAGTTTAAACGCAGGCTATGTTTCCAGCTACAAAGAGAGAAACCTAATGATAACTGTGAGGTAAAGGAGTCTCTTTATATTGAAATCTTGGCGCTTGAAAGCGGCTACCCAATAGAAAAGGGCCATCCGCTGTCTGTTTAAATCACCAAAGGCTTCTGGCCAATGGTACTTGCTCTACGTCATCTTCTAGATTGCGGGAATTTCAAACTCATTGAGCTTGGTTTACGAATTACGAAACGAATTTATGAAACGAgttacaaaacaacacaatgtaaACGTTAAAAATGCGCGCTTGTGAGTTTAGCTGCTACCAACAATGCATTCTACAAAGTAAATAAAGCGCAT from Sardina pilchardus chromosome 1, fSarPil1.1, whole genome shotgun sequence includes:
- the LOC134083227 gene encoding ribonucleoside-diphosphate reductase subunit M2-like isoform X1, encoding MLSTRSPLSAKNENIVSSKVENMSLTDKENTPPSLSTTRILASKTARKIFEDSEPTKKTKSIVDDEPLLKENPRCFVIFPIKYHDIWQMYKKAEASFWTAEEVDLSKDLSHWESLKDEERHFISHVLAFFAASDGIVNENLVERFTQEVQVTEARCFYGFQIAMENIHSEMYSLLIDTYIKDHKQREYLFNAIETLPCVKKKADWALNWIGNKNAEFGERVVAFAAVEGIFFSGSFASIFWLKKRGLMPGLTFSNELISRDEGLHCDFACLMFKHLVNKPSHETVKSIIMNAVEIEQEFLTEALPVKLIGMNCDMMRIYIEFVADRLMLELGFDKIYKTENPFDFMENISLEGKTNFFEKRVGEYQKMGVMSGPVDNTFTLDADF
- the LOC134083227 gene encoding ribonucleoside-diphosphate reductase subunit M2-like isoform X2, with the translated sequence MLSTRSPLSAKNENIVSSKVENMSLTDKENTPPSLSTTRILASKTARKIFEDSEKTKSIVDDEPLLKENPRCFVIFPIKYHDIWQMYKKAEASFWTAEEVDLSKDLSHWESLKDEERHFISHVLAFFAASDGIVNENLVERFTQEVQVTEARCFYGFQIAMENIHSEMYSLLIDTYIKDHKQREYLFNAIETLPCVKKKADWALNWIGNKNAEFGERVVAFAAVEGIFFSGSFASIFWLKKRGLMPGLTFSNELISRDEGLHCDFACLMFKHLVNKPSHETVKSIIMNAVEIEQEFLTEALPVKLIGMNCDMMRIYIEFVADRLMLELGFDKIYKTENPFDFMENISLEGKTNFFEKRVGEYQKMGVMSGPVDNTFTLDADF